A window of the Nocardia sp. NBC_01329 genome harbors these coding sequences:
- the gltB gene encoding glutamate synthase large subunit: MTQLPGHRSPGPIGLYDPANEHDACGVAFVGDMHGRRSRDIVDKAITALLNLEHRGAAGAEPNSGDGAGILIQVPDRFFRAVVDFDLPAEGSYATGIAFLPQARREAARACYGVEKIVKEEGLTVLGWREVPIDESSLGALSRDAMPLFRQLFIASPADTAEQLSGMDLERRAYVVRKRVEHELGRAGAGEGAVGRESVYFPSLSGQTFVYKGMFTTPQLRAFYLDLQDDRVESALGIVHSRFSTNTFPSWPLAHPFRRVAHNGEINTVAGNENWMRAREALLRSDIFGKDSAGKNRLEKIFPVCTPGASDTARFDEVLELLHLGGRTLPHAVLMMIPEAWERNENMDAERRAFYEYHSMLMEPWDGPASVCFTDGTVIGAVLDRNGLRPSRIWITDDGLVVMASEVGVLDIDQSKVVRKVRLQPGRMFLVDTAQGRIVGDDEIKSQLAAEHPYREWLDEGIKHLSDLPDRPHIHMSHDRVLIRQQIFGYSLEELNLLISPMAKTGAEALGSMGTDTPIAVLSSRPRLLFDYFSQQFAQVTNPPLDAIREEVVTSLRRHIGPESDLMHPSPDSCRQIVIQQPIIDNDELAKLVHINDDGSQPGLRSVVVRGLYEVAAGGEGLRRALNAINTQVSAAIDGGARIIVLSDRESNEKLAPIPSLLLTASVHHHLVRERTRTMVGLVVEAGDAREVHHMATLVGFGAAAINPYMAFESIEDMLDRGALEVPGSTGDTAADYRKAVSNYNKAASKGVLKVMSKMGISTVASYNGAQLFQVIGLSQKLVDEYFTGLRSHLDGIGLDEIAADVATRHAVAFLENRNERAHRELEVGGEYQWRREGEYHLFNPDTVFKLQHATRSGQYSIFKEYTKLIDDQSERLASLRGLFKFKKGARSPIPIEDVEPASEIVKRFSTGAMSYGSISAEAHETLAIAMNRLGGRSNSGEGGESPARFEPEENGDWRRSAIKQVASGRFGVTAHYLTNCTDIQIKMAQGAKPGEGGQLPAHKVYPWVAEVRHSTPGVGLISPPPHHDIYSIEDLAQLIHDLKNANPQARIHVKLVAEPGVGTVAAGVSKAHADVVLISGHDGGTGASPLTSLKHAGGPWELGLAETQQTLLLNGLRDRIVVQVDGQMKTGRDVMIAALLGAEEYGFATAPLVVSGCIMMRVCHLDTCPVGVATQNPVLRERFTGKAEFVVNFFMYIAEEVRELLAELGFRTLDEAVGRVDLLDTGKAKRHWKASKLDLSPILDDVETAFMFQDRRQTKEQDHGLDKALDNELIAQSRDALEFGKPVRIDTKITNVNRTVGTMLGHEVTKLYGGAGLPDDTIDITLTGSAGNSFGAFVPAGITLRVQGDANDYVGKGLSGGHLVVRPAPNAPADFRAEENIIAGNVILFGATSGQAFIGGVVGERFAVRNSGATAVVEGVGDHACEYMTGGRVVILGDTGRNFGAGMSGGLAFVYDPDATFSGRVNPEQAEAVEALSGDDFTWLRDIIGQHREQTGSAVAERILGDWSQQVNHFVKVMPREYKKVLLAISEAEKSGKDVDEAIMEAARG; this comes from the coding sequence ATGACGCAACTACCTGGCCACAGGTCCCCCGGACCCATCGGGCTCTACGACCCGGCGAACGAACACGACGCCTGCGGTGTCGCGTTCGTCGGTGATATGCACGGTCGCCGCAGCCGTGACATCGTCGACAAGGCTATTACGGCCCTGTTGAATCTGGAGCACCGCGGTGCCGCGGGCGCCGAGCCGAATTCCGGCGACGGCGCGGGCATCCTCATCCAGGTACCCGACCGGTTCTTCCGGGCAGTCGTCGACTTCGACCTGCCCGCGGAGGGCTCCTACGCCACCGGTATCGCCTTCCTGCCCCAGGCCCGGCGCGAGGCCGCTCGCGCCTGCTACGGCGTCGAGAAGATCGTCAAGGAAGAGGGTCTGACGGTACTGGGCTGGCGTGAGGTCCCGATCGACGAATCGTCGCTCGGCGCGCTCTCGCGCGATGCCATGCCACTGTTCCGGCAGCTGTTCATCGCCTCTCCCGCCGATACGGCCGAACAGCTCTCCGGGATGGATCTCGAACGGCGCGCCTATGTCGTCCGCAAACGGGTCGAGCACGAACTCGGCCGCGCGGGTGCGGGCGAGGGGGCGGTCGGCCGGGAGTCGGTCTATTTCCCGAGCCTGTCCGGCCAGACCTTCGTCTACAAGGGCATGTTCACCACCCCGCAGCTGCGGGCCTTCTACCTGGATCTGCAGGACGACCGGGTGGAGAGCGCCCTGGGTATCGTGCACTCCCGGTTCTCCACCAACACCTTCCCGTCCTGGCCGCTGGCCCACCCGTTCCGCCGGGTCGCGCACAACGGTGAGATCAACACCGTCGCCGGTAACGAGAACTGGATGCGCGCGCGTGAGGCGCTGCTGCGTTCGGATATCTTCGGCAAGGATTCGGCCGGCAAGAACCGGCTGGAGAAGATCTTCCCCGTCTGTACCCCCGGGGCCAGCGATACCGCTCGCTTCGACGAGGTCCTGGAACTGCTGCATCTGGGCGGCCGCACCCTGCCGCACGCGGTGCTGATGATGATCCCCGAAGCCTGGGAACGCAACGAGAACATGGACGCCGAACGTCGGGCGTTCTACGAATACCACTCGATGCTGATGGAGCCGTGGGACGGCCCCGCGTCGGTGTGCTTCACCGACGGCACCGTCATCGGCGCCGTGCTGGACCGCAACGGTCTGCGCCCGAGCCGGATCTGGATCACCGACGACGGTCTGGTGGTCATGGCCTCCGAGGTCGGTGTTCTCGATATCGACCAGTCCAAGGTCGTCCGCAAGGTGCGCCTGCAGCCCGGCCGGATGTTCCTGGTGGACACTGCCCAGGGCCGGATCGTCGGCGACGACGAGATCAAGTCCCAGCTGGCCGCCGAGCATCCCTACCGGGAATGGCTCGACGAGGGCATCAAGCACCTCTCCGACCTTCCGGACCGGCCGCATATCCATATGTCGCACGACCGGGTGCTCATCCGGCAGCAGATCTTCGGGTACAGCCTCGAGGAACTGAACCTGCTGATCTCGCCGATGGCCAAGACCGGCGCGGAAGCGCTGGGTTCGATGGGCACCGATACCCCGATCGCGGTGCTGTCATCGCGGCCGCGGTTGCTCTTCGACTACTTCTCCCAGCAGTTCGCGCAGGTCACCAACCCGCCGCTGGACGCCATCCGGGAAGAGGTCGTCACCAGCCTGCGTCGCCATATCGGCCCGGAATCCGATCTGATGCACCCCAGCCCGGACTCCTGTCGTCAGATCGTGATCCAGCAGCCGATCATCGACAACGATGAGCTGGCGAAGCTGGTCCATATCAACGACGACGGCAGCCAGCCCGGTCTGCGCTCGGTGGTCGTGCGCGGCCTGTACGAGGTCGCCGCCGGCGGCGAAGGCCTGCGCCGCGCCCTGAACGCGATCAACACCCAGGTCTCGGCGGCCATCGACGGTGGCGCCCGGATCATCGTGCTGTCCGATCGCGAATCCAACGAGAAGCTCGCGCCGATCCCGTCGCTGCTGCTCACCGCATCGGTGCACCACCACCTGGTCCGGGAACGCACCCGCACCATGGTCGGCCTGGTGGTCGAGGCCGGTGACGCCCGCGAGGTGCACCATATGGCCACGCTGGTCGGTTTCGGTGCCGCGGCCATCAACCCGTACATGGCCTTCGAATCGATCGAGGACATGCTCGACCGGGGTGCCCTGGAGGTGCCCGGCAGCACCGGCGATACGGCCGCCGACTACCGCAAGGCTGTTTCGAACTACAACAAGGCCGCCAGCAAGGGCGTGCTGAAGGTGATGTCCAAGATGGGCATCTCCACCGTCGCCTCCTACAACGGCGCGCAGCTGTTCCAGGTGATCGGCCTGTCGCAGAAGTTGGTGGACGAGTACTTCACCGGCCTGCGCTCGCATCTGGACGGCATCGGACTCGACGAGATCGCCGCCGATGTGGCGACCCGGCACGCCGTCGCGTTCCTGGAGAACCGCAACGAGCGCGCGCACCGTGAGCTCGAGGTGGGCGGTGAGTACCAGTGGCGCCGCGAGGGCGAATACCACCTGTTCAACCCGGACACCGTCTTCAAACTGCAGCACGCCACCCGCAGCGGGCAGTACTCGATCTTCAAGGAGTACACCAAGCTGATCGACGACCAGTCCGAGCGGCTGGCCTCGCTGCGCGGTCTGTTCAAGTTCAAGAAGGGCGCGCGCTCACCGATTCCGATCGAGGATGTCGAGCCCGCCAGCGAGATCGTGAAGCGTTTCTCCACCGGCGCCATGAGCTACGGCTCCATCTCGGCCGAGGCACACGAAACCCTGGCCATCGCGATGAACCGGCTGGGTGGGCGTTCCAACTCCGGTGAGGGCGGCGAATCGCCGGCCCGGTTCGAACCGGAGGAAAACGGTGACTGGCGGCGCAGCGCGATCAAACAGGTGGCCTCGGGGCGCTTCGGCGTGACCGCGCACTACCTGACCAACTGCACCGATATCCAGATCAAGATGGCCCAGGGCGCCAAGCCCGGCGAGGGCGGTCAGCTGCCCGCGCACAAGGTGTACCCGTGGGTCGCCGAGGTCCGCCACTCCACGCCGGGTGTCGGTCTGATCTCGCCGCCGCCGCACCACGACATCTACTCCATCGAGGATCTGGCGCAGCTCATCCACGACCTGAAGAACGCGAATCCGCAGGCGCGGATCCACGTGAAGCTGGTCGCCGAGCCCGGTGTCGGCACGGTCGCGGCAGGTGTGTCCAAGGCGCACGCCGATGTGGTGCTCATCTCCGGCCACGACGGCGGTACCGGTGCCTCGCCGCTCACCTCGCTCAAGCACGCCGGTGGCCCCTGGGAGCTCGGCCTGGCCGAAACCCAGCAGACCCTGCTGCTCAACGGTCTGCGCGACCGGATCGTGGTGCAGGTCGACGGTCAGATGAAGACCGGCCGCGATGTGATGATCGCGGCGCTGCTGGGCGCCGAGGAATACGGTTTCGCGACAGCGCCGCTGGTTGTCTCGGGCTGCATCATGATGCGGGTCTGCCACCTCGACACCTGCCCGGTCGGTGTAGCCACCCAGAATCCGGTGCTCCGTGAACGGTTCACCGGCAAGGCCGAGTTCGTCGTGAACTTCTTCATGTACATCGCCGAGGAAGTCCGGGAACTGCTGGCGGAACTGGGTTTCCGCACGCTCGACGAGGCTGTCGGCCGGGTCGATCTGCTCGACACCGGCAAGGCCAAGCGCCACTGGAAGGCGAGCAAACTGGATCTGTCGCCCATCCTCGACGATGTCGAGACGGCGTTCATGTTCCAGGACCGCCGCCAGACCAAGGAGCAGGACCACGGCCTGGACAAGGCGCTGGACAACGAGCTGATCGCGCAGAGCCGCGACGCGCTCGAATTCGGCAAACCGGTCCGGATCGACACCAAGATCACGAACGTGAACCGGACGGTCGGCACCATGCTGGGCCACGAGGTGACCAAGCTCTACGGTGGCGCGGGGCTGCCCGACGACACGATCGACATCACCCTCACCGGATCGGCCGGAAACAGCTTCGGCGCCTTCGTCCCGGCCGGTATCACCCTGCGGGTGCAGGGCGACGCGAACGACTATGTCGGCAAGGGTCTTTCGGGTGGCCACCTGGTGGTACGCCCGGCGCCCAACGCTCCGGCCGATTTCCGGGCCGAAGAGAACATCATCGCCGGGAACGTCATCCTGTTCGGCGCGACCAGCGGCCAGGCGTTCATCGGCGGTGTGGTCGGCGAACGGTTCGCTGTGCGCAACTCCGGTGCCACCGCGGTGGTCGAGGGCGTCGGTGACCACGCCTGTGAGTACATGACGGGCGGGCGGGTCGTCATCCTGGGCGATACCGGACGCAACTTCGGCGCCGGTATGTCCGGTGGTCTGGCGTTCGTCTACGACCCCGACGCAACCTTCTCCGGTCGGGTCAACCCGGAACAGGCCGAGGCCGTCGAAGCGCTGTCCGGTGACGATTTCACCTGGCTGCGCGACATCATCGGCCAGCACCGCGAGCAGACCGGCTCGGCCGTGGCCGAACGGATCCTGGGCGACTGGTCGCAGCAGGTCAACCATTTTGTAAAGGTCATGCCGCGCGAGTACAAGAAGGTGTTGCTCGCCATCTCCGAGGCCGAGAAGAGCGGTAAAGACGTCGACGAGGCAATTATGGAGGCCGCTCGTGGGTGA